The following coding sequences are from one Culex quinquefasciatus strain JHB chromosome 1, VPISU_Cqui_1.0_pri_paternal, whole genome shotgun sequence window:
- the LOC119765027 gene encoding malate dehydrogenase, mitochondrial-like, with protein PCRSRPTRGQHSGLFRSDITKATYFSTPLLLGKNGLEKNLGLPKVNANEKELLKKAIQELKKNIQKGEELVKKK; from the coding sequence CCGTGCCGGAGTCGACCCACAAGAGGTCAACATTCCGGTCTTTTCCGCTCGGATATTACCAAGGCCACTTACTTCTCCACGCCGCTGCTGCTGGGCAAGAACGGTCTCGAGAAGAACCTTGGTCTGCCCAAGGTGAACGCCAACGAGAAGGAGCTGCTCAAGAAAGCCATTCAGGAGCTGAAGAAAAACATCCAGAAGGGCGAGGAGTTGGTCAAGAAGAAGTGA